The following proteins are encoded in a genomic region of Thermocrinis sp.:
- a CDS encoding sulfurtransferase TusA family protein, giving the protein MATITPDKTLDASGLNCPLPVLKTKKAMEELQSGQVLEIITTDPGAKADIPAFCNRTGHQLLEVVEEGGKIIFYVRKK; this is encoded by the coding sequence ATGGCAACAATTACACCAGACAAGACCTTAGATGCGTCCGGTTTAAACTGCCCCCTTCCAGTATTAAAGACAAAAAAGGCTATGGAAGAGCTTCAATCTGGTCAAGTGCTGGAAATAATAACCACAGATCCGGGAGCTAAGGCGGACATACCTGCTTTCTGCAATAGGACTGGACATCAGCTACTGGAAGTGGTGGAGGAGGGTGGTAAGATAATCTTCTACGTAAGAAAGAAATAG
- a CDS encoding DsrE/DsrF/DrsH-like family protein — MSEKLAIIATKGTLDMAYPPLILASTAASLGVETAIFFTFYGLNIIHKQKMNQLKIAPIGNPAMPMAFPPSMQNPITNAISSIFPGPPQIMGIIPGMTDLMTYMMKKTIKEHGVASIPELLEACKEADVKLIPCQMTMELFGYKYEDLIDGLEPPAGAAAFFNYVLDSEKPMIIFV, encoded by the coding sequence ATGTCAGAAAAACTGGCCATAATAGCCACAAAGGGAACGCTCGACATGGCTTATCCGCCATTAATACTGGCTTCCACAGCTGCCTCTCTCGGTGTGGAAACCGCCATATTTTTCACTTTCTACGGGCTGAACATCATCCACAAACAAAAGATGAACCAGCTCAAGATCGCTCCAATAGGCAATCCAGCCATGCCTATGGCCTTTCCACCTTCCATGCAAAACCCAATTACCAACGCCATATCCTCCATATTTCCAGGTCCTCCACAGATAATGGGCATAATACCAGGTATGACGGACCTTATGACTTACATGATGAAAAAGACCATAAAAGAGCACGGTGTAGCCAGTATTCCAGAGCTTTTGGAAGCTTGCAAAGAAGCGGATGTAAAGCTAATACCTTGTCAGATGACCATGGAGCTTTTTGGCTACAAATACGAAGACCTTATAGATGGTCTTGAACCACCTGCTGGTGCGGCAGCCTTTTTTAACTACGTTTTAGACTCTGAAAAACCTATGATCATCTTTGTGTAA
- a CDS encoding DsrE family protein has translation MAYEKVLFYILTVPFFERAEPTTGELINPKAGAPFFLATAATTMDYEVEMVITSEAGFLLMRDNAKKVKVRPGVEQTVYDFIKMAKEAGVKIYLCVPSLDLTDVYKKEDVNPELCDGIIGGAAFLDKLMSGEYAVITL, from the coding sequence ATGGCTTACGAAAAGGTGCTTTTTTACATCCTTACTGTGCCTTTCTTTGAGAGGGCAGAACCAACCACCGGTGAGCTTATTAACCCAAAAGCGGGGGCTCCCTTCTTCTTGGCAACCGCCGCCACTACCATGGACTACGAAGTGGAGATGGTCATAACCTCAGAGGCTGGGTTTTTGCTTATGAGGGACAACGCCAAAAAGGTCAAAGTCAGACCCGGTGTGGAGCAGACAGTTTATGACTTTATAAAGATGGCTAAGGAAGCAGGTGTGAAGATTTACCTTTGCGTGCCTTCTTTGGACCTAACGGATGTCTATAAGAAAGAGGATGTAAATCCTGAACTTTGCGACGGCATAATAGGTGGTGCAGCCTTTTTGGACAAGCTTATGAGTGGCGAGTATGCGGTCATTACACTGTAA
- a CDS encoding 4Fe-4S dicluster domain-containing protein: MDGHNYGYNLPISEKTKMVPWEEKVRIVEEVKSDFRFKEYIFGCLNCGVCTASCPSNRFFDYSPREIVQRFLEEDVEVLYDMMHEYIWACSQCFTCWIRCPFVNNPGGLVAIMREVAVRNAFEATKDLLKPYGRVLLKVMTTGNQLSADMLQPDFFPDWGPKMADNMENLRAKRLAIPFDVGKSVKTAWEVSLETAIEMYTIWRETGIFEMLEKLDPNLYNVIMDIVEENEERYEELYEEEE, from the coding sequence ATGGACGGACACAACTATGGATACAACCTGCCCATCTCCGAAAAAACCAAGATGGTTCCTTGGGAGGAGAAGGTTAGGATTGTAGAAGAGGTAAAATCGGACTTTAGGTTTAAGGAATACATCTTTGGCTGTCTCAACTGTGGCGTATGCACTGCATCCTGTCCCTCCAATAGGTTCTTTGATTATTCTCCAAGGGAAATAGTTCAAAGGTTTTTGGAAGAGGATGTGGAAGTGCTATACGATATGATGCACGAATACATATGGGCCTGCTCTCAGTGTTTTACCTGTTGGATTAGGTGTCCCTTTGTGAATAATCCAGGTGGGTTAGTTGCTATAATGAGAGAGGTTGCTGTGCGTAACGCCTTTGAGGCTACAAAGGATCTTCTGAAACCTTACGGAAGGGTTCTTCTGAAGGTTATGACTACGGGAAACCAGCTTTCTGCGGACATGCTCCAGCCTGACTTCTTCCCAGACTGGGGTCCAAAGATGGCAGACAACATGGAAAACCTAAGAGCCAAAAGGCTTGCTATACCCTTTGATGTGGGTAAATCCGTCAAAACCGCATGGGAAGTTTCCCTGGAGACTGCCATAGAAATGTACACCATCTGGAGAGAAACTGGTATTTTTGAAATGCTTGAAAAGCTTGACCCAAATCTGTACAACGTAATCATGGACATAGTAGAGGAGAACGAAGAGAGGTACGAGGAGCTCTATGAAGAAGAAGAATAA
- a CDS encoding heterodisulfide reductase-related iron-sulfur binding cluster — protein sequence MAHAKLESKWGYVSHGGILRYPEEPPFPVKEYDAHYDHIFEMMEELEAKGEILIHRITEEHKPIQVFTRTGRIKTIPTNKLWHHKSCGQCGNIPGYPASVFWFMNKFGLDYLNEPHQTSCTAWNYHGSGTSNPVALAAVWLRNMHQAWKTGYYPLIHCGTSFGSYKETREQLIMNKELRDAVKPILKKLGRLTEDGRIVIPQEVVHYSEWVHAMRYHIKELYEKEGKAKGIDVSNVRVAIHNACHTYKMIADDYPYDPEVYNGQRPAASAAVVKALGAQVVDYSTWYDCCGFGFRHILTEREFTRSMAIQRKLKVIAEEVKADLIVTHDTGCTTTFEKNQWIGKAHGMYHPVAVMSDVMFAALACGAHPFKVVQLYWNCSHYEPLLEKMGITNWRELKKEWEDTVKYISELEKAGKYDELMEFFKEYDLYEPYSRTSTGKPKASATANIPLFKS from the coding sequence ATGGCACATGCTAAGTTAGAGTCTAAATGGGGTTACGTTAGCCACGGGGGTATTCTCAGATACCCCGAAGAGCCGCCTTTTCCTGTAAAAGAGTACGACGCCCATTACGATCACATCTTTGAGATGATGGAGGAGCTAGAAGCAAAGGGCGAGATCCTCATACACAGGATCACAGAAGAACACAAGCCTATACAGGTATTCACAAGAACTGGAAGGATCAAGACCATACCCACTAACAAGCTTTGGCACCACAAGTCCTGCGGGCAATGTGGAAACATTCCCGGATACCCAGCGTCAGTTTTCTGGTTTATGAACAAGTTTGGGCTTGACTATCTAAACGAACCACACCAAACCTCTTGCACCGCTTGGAACTATCACGGCTCTGGCACTTCTAACCCAGTAGCCCTCGCAGCTGTTTGGCTCAGAAACATGCACCAAGCCTGGAAGACAGGATACTATCCACTTATTCACTGTGGAACTTCCTTTGGTTCTTACAAAGAAACCAGAGAACAACTAATAATGAACAAAGAGCTCAGAGATGCGGTAAAGCCAATTCTAAAGAAACTAGGAAGGCTCACAGAAGATGGAAGAATAGTCATTCCTCAGGAAGTAGTTCATTACTCCGAGTGGGTCCATGCAATGCGCTACCACATAAAAGAACTATACGAGAAGGAAGGAAAGGCAAAGGGAATAGATGTTTCCAACGTGAGGGTTGCCATACACAACGCATGCCATACCTACAAAATGATCGCAGATGACTATCCTTACGATCCAGAGGTTTATAACGGTCAAAGACCTGCCGCATCTGCCGCTGTGGTAAAAGCCTTAGGAGCACAAGTGGTAGACTACTCTACCTGGTATGACTGCTGTGGTTTTGGTTTTAGGCACATTCTAACGGAAAGGGAGTTTACCAGGTCTATGGCAATTCAAAGAAAACTCAAAGTAATCGCAGAGGAGGTTAAGGCAGACCTGATAGTAACACACGATACAGGATGCACCACTACCTTTGAAAAGAACCAATGGATAGGAAAGGCTCATGGTATGTATCACCCGGTAGCGGTTATGTCTGACGTTATGTTTGCAGCGTTGGCTTGTGGAGCACATCCGTTTAAAGTGGTCCAACTTTACTGGAACTGCTCTCACTATGAGCCACTCCTCGAAAAGATGGGCATAACCAACTGGAGAGAGCTAAAGAAGGAGTGGGAAGACACGGTCAAGTACATAAGCGAGCTGGAAAAGGCTGGCAAATACGACGAGCTTATGGAATTCTTTAAGGAGTATGACCTTTACGAGCCCTACAGCAGAACTTCCACCGGAAAACCAAAAGCTTCTGCCACTGCCAACATACCGCTGTTTAAGTCTTAA